The Geminocystis sp. NIES-3708 genomic sequence AGATTTAAAAATGAGAGACGATTTGTCAGAAAATAAATATACTCATTTAACTGCAATAGAAAGAGAAAAAATATCTCTTCCCACACAATATCTACTGAAAAATAAATTATTGAAAGGAAATATTCTCGATTTTGGTTGTGGCTATGGTAAAGATGTTGAAGTTTTAAGAAAAGAAGGTTTGAATATCGAGGGATATGATAGTTATTATTTTCCTCAATATCCTCAAAAAAAATTTGATACAATTTGCTGTATTTATGTCTTAAATGTACTTTTAAAGGAAATACAAGAATCAGTAATTATAGCAATTTCCCAACTATTAAAGCCAAAAGGAAAAGCTTATTTTGCTGTAAGAAGAGATTTAAAAACTGAAGGATTTAGAAAACATTATATTCACAAAAAATTAACTTATCAATGTTTAGTAACATTACCTTTTAAATCTATATACTTAGATGAATTTTGCGAAATTTATGAATATAGACATTATAATCAACAAAAAAATAATACTAATCGATGTATTTTCTGTAATCCTTATTCTAAATTAACTTTGTTAACTGAATCAAGTTT encodes the following:
- a CDS encoding HIT family protein: MRDDLSENKYTHLTAIEREKISLPTQYLLKNKLLKGNILDFGCGYGKDVEVLRKEGLNIEGYDSYYFPQYPQKKFDTICCIYVLNVLLKEIQESVIIAISQLLKPKGKAYFAVRRDLKTEGFRKHYIHKKLTYQCLVTLPFKSIYLDEFCEIYEYRHYNQQKNNTNRCIFCNPYSKLTLLTESSLAYAILDGYPLSKGHSLIIPKIHEENYFNLPFSIQNHCWQMVNEVQNIITKKYQIDGFNIGLNIHQAGGQKINHTNIHIIPRYRGDNQGKKHGIRCVIP